The proteins below are encoded in one region of Chloroflexota bacterium:
- a CDS encoding LLM class F420-dependent oxidoreductase, producing MRPLFGLHLPNYTFADAPEEGADARHEGADAREEGADTPPEGLFGRVVELAKAAEAAGFGLVTVMDHFYQIRGVGPETEPMLESYSTLAALAQHTSRVRLATLVTGVTYRNPAILAKTVTTLDILSGGRAILGLGAAWNEDEHRGYGIDFPPIRERMDRLDEALAIARAMFSEDRPSFAGAHYRIDRALNVPRPIQPGGPKILVGGGGELRTLKIAAKHADMTHWFPLGLETLRHKTDVLARHCEAIGRDPATIQRMMATPVLVVENERQAALALDRLPPERRAHVTAGPPEYAAEALRPYLDAGFSGFTFNNPFLPTAEAIGVAGELLALLD from the coding sequence ATGCGACCGCTGTTCGGCCTCCACCTTCCGAACTACACCTTCGCGGACGCGCCGGAGGAGGGCGCCGACGCGCGGCATGAGGGCGCCGACGCGCGGGAGGAGGGCGCGGACACGCCGCCGGAAGGGCTGTTCGGCCGGGTGGTGGAGCTCGCGAAGGCTGCCGAGGCGGCGGGCTTCGGGCTCGTCACCGTCATGGACCACTTCTACCAGATCCGGGGTGTCGGGCCGGAGACCGAGCCGATGCTCGAATCGTACTCGACGCTCGCCGCCCTCGCCCAGCACACGTCCCGGGTCCGCCTCGCGACGCTCGTCACCGGCGTGACGTACCGCAACCCCGCGATCCTTGCCAAGACCGTCACGACGCTCGACATCCTGTCCGGCGGACGGGCGATCCTCGGCCTCGGCGCGGCCTGGAACGAGGACGAGCATCGCGGCTACGGCATCGACTTCCCACCGATCCGGGAGCGGATGGACCGGCTCGACGAGGCGCTGGCGATCGCCCGGGCGATGTTCAGCGAGGACCGTCCGAGCTTCGCCGGCGCCCACTACCGGATCGACCGGGCGCTCAACGTCCCACGGCCGATCCAGCCGGGCGGCCCGAAGATCCTCGTCGGCGGGGGTGGAGAGTTGCGCACCCTGAAGATCGCCGCGAAACACGCCGACATGACCCACTGGTTCCCGCTGGGGCTCGAGACACTCCGTCACAAGACGGATGTCCTGGCCCGCCATTGCGAAGCGATCGGCCGCGACCCGGCGACGATCCAGCGGATGATGGCCACGCCGGTCCTCGTCGTCGAGAACGAGCGACAGGCCGCCCTAGCCCTCGACCGACTGCCGCCGGAGCGGCGCGCACACGTGACGGCGGGCCCGCCCGAGTACGCGGCCGAGGCGCTCCGACCATACCTCGACGCGGGGTTCAGCGGCTTCACGTTTAACAACCCGTTCCTGCCGACCGCCGAGGCGATCGGCGTCGCCGGCGAGCTGCTCGCCCTGCTTGACTGA
- a CDS encoding MFS transporter: MAAVPPVTGGLWSPARRALTVGLVLTITLVAFEALAVSTVMPVVARELGGLDLYGWVFSAFFLGDLVGIVVVGGLIDRGGLIRPFVGGLTLFGLGLAIGGLSPSMPVLIAGRLLQGFGAGAIAPTAYVAIGRSLPEGLRAQMFATLSTAWVLPGVLGPAIAGIVAQHASWRFVLLGLIPLIVVSGTLAVAGLRDVPPADPTAASAEHLVAIDARRRLPRAIVLAVAAGLTLAGLTDPTSLLSGGLILAGVVAGVVAFRSLVPAGTLRAHGRLPSAVLVRGLATFTFFSVDAYVSLLLVGWRGISPAEAGIALTAATVCWTGGSWIQARWIGRLGAARFVRTGLAVTVVGIGATALVLLPAVPVLWAVPAFAIAGFGMGLAYSPLSLVVLAEAAAGTEGGATSALQLSDTLGTALGTGIAGAILAAAARAGTSIAVGLAIAFALAAFVGVVGAGLGGRLGGRPELGGRPDPGGRLGGRPDPAVR, encoded by the coding sequence GTGGCCGCTGTCCCGCCCGTGACCGGCGGCCTCTGGTCGCCGGCGCGGCGCGCGCTCACCGTCGGACTCGTCCTCACCATCACCCTCGTGGCGTTCGAGGCCCTCGCCGTGTCGACGGTCATGCCGGTGGTCGCCCGCGAGCTCGGCGGCCTCGACCTGTACGGCTGGGTCTTCTCGGCGTTCTTCCTCGGCGACCTGGTCGGCATCGTGGTGGTCGGCGGCCTCATCGATCGGGGCGGGCTCATCCGGCCGTTCGTGGGCGGTCTCACCCTGTTCGGCCTCGGACTCGCCATCGGCGGCCTCTCCCCGTCCATGCCCGTCCTCATCGCCGGGCGGCTCCTCCAGGGGTTCGGTGCCGGCGCGATCGCGCCCACGGCGTACGTGGCGATCGGACGGAGCCTCCCGGAGGGCCTCCGCGCCCAGATGTTCGCGACACTGTCCACCGCGTGGGTCCTGCCAGGTGTCCTGGGCCCGGCGATCGCCGGCATCGTCGCCCAGCACGCGTCGTGGCGATTCGTCCTGCTCGGGCTTATCCCGCTCATCGTCGTCTCCGGCACGCTCGCCGTGGCCGGCCTGCGCGACGTCCCGCCCGCCGATCCGACCGCGGCGTCCGCGGAGCACCTCGTCGCGATCGATGCCCGCCGCCGCCTCCCCCGCGCGATCGTCCTTGCCGTTGCGGCCGGCCTCACGCTCGCCGGCCTCACCGACCCGACGTCGCTCCTCTCCGGCGGACTCATCCTGGCCGGGGTCGTCGCCGGCGTCGTCGCCTTCCGGTCCCTCGTCCCGGCCGGCACGCTCCGCGCCCACGGTCGGCTGCCGTCCGCGGTCCTCGTCCGCGGCCTGGCCACGTTCACGTTCTTCTCCGTCGATGCGTACGTCTCGCTCCTCCTCGTCGGCTGGCGGGGCATCAGCCCGGCCGAGGCGGGGATCGCGCTCACGGCCGCGACCGTCTGCTGGACCGGCGGATCGTGGATCCAGGCGCGATGGATCGGCCGGCTCGGCGCCGCACGATTCGTGCGAACCGGACTGGCAGTGACGGTCGTCGGGATCGGGGCGACCGCCCTCGTGCTCCTCCCGGCCGTGCCGGTCCTGTGGGCGGTCCCGGCGTTCGCCATCGCCGGGTTCGGGATGGGACTCGCCTATTCGCCGCTGTCCCTCGTCGTCCTCGCCGAAGCGGCCGCCGGAACGGAGGGCGGGGCGACCTCCGCGCTGCAGCTCTCCGACACGCTCGGCACGGCGCTCGGGACGGGCATCGCCGGGGCCATCCTCGCCGCGGCCGCCCGGGCCGGGACGTCCATCGCCGTCGGCCTGGCGATCGCCTTCGCGCTCGCCGCCTTCGTCGGGGTCGTGGGAGCCGGGCTCGGCGGAAGGCTCGGTGGCCGACCCGAGCTCGGCGGCCGACCCGACCCCGGCGGCAGGCTCGGCGGCCGACCGGATCCGGCCGTGCGGTAG
- a CDS encoding adenine phosphoribosyltransferase codes for MSAEDLRAKIREIADFPKPGILFYDITTLLKDPAAYREAIDLMLEPYRDERIDVVVGMESRGFIFSAPLAYQMSAGLVPVRKLGKLPAETLTVEYALEYGSNTLEIHRDAIRPGQRVLIVDDLLATGGTVGGTIELVERLQGEVVGLAFLVELDFLKGRDRLAGRRVTSVIQY; via the coding sequence ATGTCCGCTGAGGACCTGCGCGCCAAGATCCGCGAGATCGCCGACTTCCCGAAGCCCGGCATCCTGTTCTACGACATCACGACCCTCCTCAAGGACCCGGCCGCGTATCGCGAGGCGATCGACCTCATGCTCGAGCCGTATCGCGACGAGCGGATCGACGTGGTCGTCGGGATGGAGTCCCGCGGCTTCATCTTCAGCGCGCCCTTGGCGTACCAGATGAGCGCCGGCCTCGTGCCGGTCCGCAAGCTCGGCAAGCTCCCGGCGGAGACGCTGACCGTCGAATACGCCCTGGAGTACGGCTCGAACACCCTGGAGATCCACCGCGACGCGATCCGGCCGGGTCAGCGGGTCCTCATCGTCGATGACCTCCTCGCGACGGGCGGGACCGTGGGCGGGACGATCGAGCTCGTCGAGCGACTCCAGGGCGAGGTGGTGGGGCTCGCCTTCCTCGTCGAGCTCGACTTCCTCAAGGGTCGGGATCGTCTCGCCGGCCGGCGCGTGACGAGCGTCATCCAGTACTGA